A genomic segment from Gracilinanus agilis isolate LMUSP501 chromosome 1, AgileGrace, whole genome shotgun sequence encodes:
- the LOC123248983 gene encoding olfactory receptor 13D1-like yields the protein MERQNQTLVTMFFLHGLAAYPNFHFVFFLSCLLMYIVILLGNSFLITISILDSHLHTPMYFFLSNLSFLDICYTSASVPLLLVNFISGQKSISFVGCGVQMFFSLGLGSTECVLLTVMAYDRYVAICRPLRYPIIMNKGLCGWMAASSWMSGVLNSLIQTILAMRLPFCGNNVIDYLTCEILAVWKLACTDISLNKIIMLISNVFFLVIPVVLIFISYSFILFTILRINSATGRQKAFSTCSAHLTVVIIFYGSILFMYMKPKSKDSHGTDELIALFYAVVIPMLNPIIYSLRNKDVKEAVKRLSSHKCLFSNRRETQM from the coding sequence atggaaaggcAAAACCAGACCTTGGTGACCATGTTTTTTCTCCATGGTCTTGCTGCCTACCCcaactttcattttgttttctttctgtcatGCCTTCTCATGTACATTGTAATCCTGCTGGGCAACAGTTTTCTCATAACAATCAGCATCTTGGACTCTCACCTCCACACTCCAATGTACTTCTTCCTCAGTAACCTCTCCTTCCTGGACATCTGCTACACATCTGCTTCTGTTCCTTTGTTACTTGTGAACTTCATTTCAGGgcaaaaaagtatttcttttgttGGATGTGGAGTACAAATGTTCTTTTCCCTTGGTCTTGGATCCACAGAGTGTGTGCTCCTGACTGTAATGGCATATGACCGGTATGTGGCCATTTGTAGGCCCCTGAGATACCCCATCATCATGAATAAGGGGCTTTGTGGATGGATGGCAGCCAGTTCCTGGATGTCAGGTGTGCTAAATTCACTGATACAAACAATCCTTGCTATGAGATTGCCCTTTTGTGGAAACAATGTCATTGATTATCTTACATGTGAGATCCTGGCTGTGTGGAAATTGGCATGTACAGACATTTCCCTCAATAAGATTATTATGTTGAtatcaaatgtgttttttttagtTATTCCTGTGGTATTAATCTTCATCTCCTATTCATTCATCCTTTTTACCATCTTGAGAATCAACTCAGCCACAGGAAGGCAAAAAGCCTTTTCTACTTGTTCAGCACATTTGACTGTAGTCATTATCTTTTATGGCAGCATCCTCTTCATGTACATGAAGCCCAAGTCCAAAGATTCCCATGGGACAGATGAGCTGATTGCTCTCTTTTATGCTGTGGTTATTCCCATGCTAAATCCTATAATCTATAGTCTGAGGAACAAGGATGTAAAAGAAGCAGTTAAAAGGTTga